A window of Deinococcus planocerae genomic DNA:
GTCCGTGCCGGGGTGGAGGGGCGAGCGGGGCTTCTTGCTCGTGGTGCCGCTGGGGCCCGCCGGGCCGCTGCGGGGGGCGTGGGTCTTCGCGTGTCCCTACCGGCCCCACCGCCCGGGCCCCGAGGCCTGGGGGGCGCTGCTCGACGCCGCGCGGCACCCGGCCCTGCTCCAGAGCCTGGGCCCCGACGACCCGCCGGGCGAGGAGGGCCACCGCAGCGCCGCGAGCCTGCTGCGCAGCCTGGGGGAAAGCGACGTGTCCTCGGCCCTCGCCGAGCGGGGACTACACCACCTCGTCGGTGAGGACGGCGCGCAGGCGGGCGCCTACCTCACGGTGCGGGGCGCGCCGGGGGCCACCCCGGGGGCGGGTGAGGTCTCGACGCTGGTGGAGGTCGGTCCCCGGGAGGGGGCTTCCCCCCTGCGGGTGCCCGACGAGATCGTGCGCCGCGTGACCCGGCAGGGCGAGCCCCTGTCGCTGACCTCCCCGCACCCCCTGCTGCCCGACCCGCTCACGAGCGCGCTCCTCACCCCCGTGCAGGGGTCGGGGGGAACGGCGGGTGTGCTCGCCCTCCTCGACACGCGGGCGGGGGCACAGCCTGCTCCCGAGACGCCGGGCCTGCTCGCCCTGCTCGCCGAGCGGCTGGGGCAGGCCGCCGAGCGGCAATCGGCCCTGCGCGACCTCACCCGCACCCGCGAGCAGGCCTTCCACGTCCTGGGCAAGGTGCTCGAATACCGCTCCTACGAGACCAAGGGCCACACCGACCGGGTGACGGCCCTCGCCCTGCGGCTGGGCACCCACCTCGACCTGGAGTACGGCGACCTCGCGCACCTGAGGTGGGGGGCGTACCTCCACGACCTCGGCAAGATCGCCATCCCCGACGCGGTGCTCCTCAAGCGCGGGCCGCTGACCCCCACCGAGCGCGAGCTGATGCGCGGGCACGTCACCATCGGCGAGTTCATCTTGCGCGAGCAGGGCTTCGTGCCGGGCGAGGTGCTGGAGGTCGTGCGGCACCACCACGAGCGCTGGGACGGTCGCGGCTACCCCGACGGGTTGAGGGGCGAGGAAATTCCCCTGCTCGCCCGGCTCTTCACGGTCGTGGACGTGTACGACGCCCTGACCAGCGAGCGGCCCTACAAGCCGTCGTGGACCCACGAGGACGCCCTCGCCGAGCTGCGGCGCATGGCGGGCAGGCACCTCGACCCGGCGTTGCTGGAGGCCTTTCTCACCCTGCCGGAGTTGCCCGGCCTGGCGCCCTCCCTTCCGGCCTAGCGCGGCCCGGCCCCGCACGGGGTAGGCAAGGCGTGTCCGGCGTCCGCGCCCCCCCTCCTAT
This region includes:
- a CDS encoding HD-GYP domain-containing protein; the protein is EGLALEGDGDAQAVGTRVPEFAHVEERLVRAPEPLRGGLVALGSLSEASVRGRLRPFLLRRLAAGADPTPYVLSVPGWRGERGFLLVVPLGPAGPLRGAWVFACPYRPHRPGPEAWGALLDAARHPALLQSLGPDDPPGEEGHRSAASLLRSLGESDVSSALAERGLHHLVGEDGAQAGAYLTVRGAPGATPGAGEVSTLVEVGPREGASPLRVPDEIVRRVTRQGEPLSLTSPHPLLPDPLTSALLTPVQGSGGTAGVLALLDTRAGAQPAPETPGLLALLAERLGQAAERQSALRDLTRTREQAFHVLGKVLEYRSYETKGHTDRVTALALRLGTHLDLEYGDLAHLRWGAYLHDLGKIAIPDAVLLKRGPLTPTERELMRGHVTIGEFILREQGFVPGEVLEVVRHHHERWDGRGYPDGLRGEEIPLLARLFTVVDVYDALTSERPYKPSWTHEDALAELRRMAGRHLDPALLEAFLTLPELPGLAPSLPA